The Ammospiza nelsoni isolate bAmmNel1 chromosome 27, bAmmNel1.pri, whole genome shotgun sequence genome contains a region encoding:
- the TINCR gene encoding TINCR ubiquitin domain containing: MDTLRRSLSRWKRYHIKVHLADEDLMMPLTVRPRDTVMDLRALLVREGITSWKKTFYYNSRQLEEHETLKEANIQNGSVLLLVSNKRKPNQRLISASLD; the protein is encoded by the exons ATGGACACGCTGCGCAGGAGCCTGTCCCGGTGGAAGAGGTACCACATCAAGGTGCACCTGGCTGATGAGGACCTGATGATGCCCCTGACGGTGCGGCCCAGGGACACCGTGATGGACTTGCGGGCTCTCCTGGTCCGGGAGGGCATCACCTCCTGGAAGAAGACGTTTTATTACAACTCCAGGCAGCTCGAGGAGCATGAGACCCTCAAGGAAGCCAATATCCAGAATGGTTCTGTCCTGCTCCTTGTCAGCAATAAAAG AAAACCCAACCAGAGATT